A window of Helicobacter pylori genomic DNA:
CCCTTCTCTAGGGGCAAATCTTTAGGGTTGCAGAAAGTATTAACCAAACGATTAGGCGCAGAAAAAACCCTTGAGTTAGGGTTGGTTAAACGCTTGGATAAAATAGCGATATTGGGGTTTTTATTTTGATAAAAGCCATCGCAAAAGCGTGCATCCAATAAGGGATCATCGGTTCTTATGGTTTTTCCAGAGACAATAAGGGTGTCGCATGTTGCTCGCTGGTTGTGCGTGAAAATAGCGCTTTTTTGACCGGTGATCTTGCCATGTTTATAATCCCCGTTCATTCTTAAAGCGAGTTTGAACAAATTAAAACGCCCCTTTTTTTCCATTATCCTAAAAGGCAAGAGCAAATCTTTAGCCTTGTTTTCTAAATTTTGGCAAATGATCGCTTCAACATGGGCTTTTTTGAGCCTTTCTAAACCCCCTTTTTTAGCCTCATTTTCTTCTGTAGCAATGACCACTCTTTTAGGTTTTAAGATTTCTAATAATTCACTGCATGCAGGGGTTTTGCCATAAGAATTGCATGGCTCTAGGGTGATTAAAAAAACGCAGTCTTTAAAGGCGTTGTTGTGGTGTGTTTTTAAAAAGCCGCTTAAAATTTTAGGATCTTCTAGTTGGTCTAAATCGCTTTTTAAATTAGGGCGTAAAATCTTTAAGGCTGATTTAGCGGCTAAAACTTCTGCATGCGGGGTTTTGGCTTTTTTATGCACTTCTAAGCTTAAGATCTCATGATTTTTGTCTAACACCATGCACGCCACGCTTGGGTTTTCTAAGGCTAGGGTTTGACACTCCCACGCCTTATTCAAACAAATTTCTAATAAACTTTCATAAAGCTTCATGATGGGAAAAAAGGCAAGAGCAAAAAGCCTTTAATCGCTAAAGCGTTAATAATATCAACAAAAAACGCTCCCACTAAAGGCACGACGATAAACGCCACATGCGATGGCCCATAGTGGTTGGTGATGGTTTGCATATTCACCATAGCCGTTGGGGTCGCACCAAGCCCAAAACCGCAATGCCCCGCGCACAACACCGCCGCATCATAATCTTTCCCGCAAATCCTAAAGGTTACAAACACCACATAAAGGATCATAACCACCACTTGAACGCTCAAAATAACCGCTAATGGCACAGCGAGTTTTAACAATTCCAACAAATTTACACTCATTAAAGCGTAAGCCAAAAACAAGCTCAAACTCACATTCCCAATGACTGAAACTTCCCTATCAAACACGCTATGGATTTTAAAAAACGATAAAGCGTTCCTTAAAAGAACCCCTACAAACAAGCACCACACAAAAGTGGGCAAGGTGAAACTTTTAGGCATCAAATGCGCTAAAAAAGTCCCCACCAATAGAGCGATCGCAATTAAGGCTAAAGTTTCTACAAAACTGGATGCAGTGATTAGGCGCTGCTCTTTAGGGGTTTCAAAACCTTTAGACACCACGCCCTCTAAGGCGTCTTTTTCTTTAGTGTCTTTAGGCTCTAATTTGTATTTAGAAATCAAATATTTAGCGACAGGCCCTCCAATAATCCCCCCGCTCACCAAGCCAAAAGTCGCGCACGCCATGCCCACTTCCAAACTAGAGCTAAAATTATAAGGAGGTTGCGTGAAAAAATTAGCCCATGCCGCGCTAGTGCCATGCCCTCCCACTAAAGCGATAG
This region includes:
- a CDS encoding bifunctional diaminohydroxyphosphoribosylaminopyrimidine deaminase/5-amino-6-(5-phosphoribosylamino)uracil reductase RibD; its protein translation is MKLYESLLEICLNKAWECQTLALENPSVACMVLDKNHEILSLEVHKKAKTPHAEVLAAKSALKILRPNLKSDLDQLEDPKILSGFLKTHHNNAFKDCVFLITLEPCNSYGKTPACSELLEILKPKRVVIATEENEAKKGGLERLKKAHVEAIICQNLENKAKDLLLPFRIMEKKGRFNLFKLALRMNGDYKHGKITGQKSAIFTHNQRATCDTLIVSGKTIRTDDPLLDARFCDGFYQNKNPNIAILSKRLTNPNSRVFSAPNRLVNTFCNPKDLPLEKGFNFIEGGWELFESLRDKTDMLLLHAHASVIGESFNPFTLKTPFKGRLLHTQILENEALLWIENS
- the gltS gene encoding sodium/glutamate symporter produces the protein MQEIKLDIYATLVCMVLVLLLGRYVISKVKFLRDYDIPEPVVGGVLVAFSIMLARQFYNFGLQFDSSLKDPLMLTFFITIGLSADFKSLQKGGKMLAVFLLAVVGFVVCQNVVGISIASLLGVNPLMGLLGGSIALVGGHGTSAAWANFFTQPPYNFSSSLEVGMACATFGLVSGGIIGGPVAKYLISKYKLEPKDTKEKDALEGVVSKGFETPKEQRLITASSFVETLALIAIALLVGTFLAHLMPKSFTLPTFVWCLFVGVLLRNALSFFKIHSVFDREVSVIGNVSLSLFLAYALMSVNLLELLKLAVPLAVILSVQVVVMILYVVFVTFRICGKDYDAAVLCAGHCGFGLGATPTAMVNMQTITNHYGPSHVAFIVVPLVGAFFVDIINALAIKGFLLLPFFPS